A part of Strix aluco isolate bStrAlu1 chromosome 21, bStrAlu1.hap1, whole genome shotgun sequence genomic DNA contains:
- the LOC141932998 gene encoding uncharacterized protein LOC141932998 translates to MATSTGAGGAGSCLCSWARRTSPGPSPSCPRGSGMRGTPAACSPGPRALRPRSASQASPPRQSTGQPPPTAASPRHGGSSCPPSPRGTDPAPRKPGRTGGPRLNPHHPGHRAGEQASLASSNKGRWAAKHLRGLSGVALGWDLPIMHKEGSQHPLLLESKQAAVRVTNPSDELVSPAGEKLHLVKHVPFERLTDLGFYYSSLVMMMAKEKPPITVVGDVGGRIAIIVDDIIDDVESFVAAAEILKERGAYKIFVMATHGLLSADAPRLIEESSIDEVVVTNTVPHEVQKLQCPKIKTVDISLILSEAVRRIHNGESTAYLFRNITVDD, encoded by the exons ATGGCCACATCTACAGGGGCCGgcggggcaggcagctgcctgtgctcgtGGGCAAGGAGG acTTCCCCAGGGCCAAGCCCAAGCTGTCCCCGAGGCAGTGGGATGCGAGGGACACCAGCCGCCTGCTCTCCCGGCCCCAGAGCACTGCGTCCTCGCTCAGCCAGCCAG GCATCCCCACCTCGCCAGAGCACAGGCCAGCCTCCTCCCACGGCCGCCTCTCCCAGGCAcgggggctcctcctgcccccccagccctcgTGGGACGGATCCAGCACCCCGGAAGCCAGGCAGGACTGGGGGTCCCCGACTGAACCCCCACCACCCCGGCCACCGAGCAGGCGAGCAAGCATCTCTGGCCAGCAGCAATAAAGGGCGATGGGCAGCCAAGCACCTGCGCGGCCTGagtggggtggccctgggctgggatctTCCCATCATGCATAAGGAGGGGTCGCAGCATCCCTTGCTCCT agaaagcaagcaagctgcaGTGCGAGTCACAAATCCTTCGGATGAATTAGTGAGTCCAGCAGGTGAAAAATTGCACCTGGTAAAGCATGTGCCCTTTGAGAG GCTAACTGACCTGGGCTTTTATTATTCTTCTTTAGTGATGATGATGGCCAAGGAGAAACCGCCAATAACTGTGGTTGGAGACGTTGGAGGAAGAATTGCCATCATTGTG GATGACATCATCGATGATGTGGAAAGCTTTgtagctgctgcagagatcctgAAAGAGCGTGGAGCCTACAAGATTTTTGTGATGGCTACTCACGGGCTCCTGTCAGCAGATGCCCCCCGTCTCATAGAGGAATCCTCCATCGATGAG GTGGTAGTAACCAACACAGTTCCTCACGAGGTGCAGAAGCTGCAGTGCCCCAAGATAAAGACTGTGGATATCAGTTTGATTCTCTCTGAAGCCGTCCGACGAATCCACAATGGCGAGTCCACGGCCTATCTCTTCCGCAACATCACTGTCGATGACTAG